One window of the Vicinamibacterales bacterium genome contains the following:
- a CDS encoding SEC-C metal-binding domain-containing protein, with protein MAQTTKAGRNDACPCGSGKKFKKCCELKEQKSRGNMVMLVVVGLLMAAGLAVGISSLTGDTDVARPGGVWSAEHGHYH; from the coding sequence ATGGCGCAGACCACCAAAGCAGGACGAAACGATGCGTGCCCGTGCGGCAGCGGCAAGAAGTTCAAGAAATGCTGCGAGCTCAAGGAACAGAAGAGCCGCGGCAACATGGTGATGCTCGTGGTGGTGGGCCTGCTGATGGCGGCCGGCCTGGCGGTCGGCATCTCGTCGCTGACCGGCGACACCGACGTGGCCAGGCCCGGCGGCGTCTGGTCGGCGGAGCACGGACACTATCACTGA
- a CDS encoding class I SAM-dependent methyltransferase, with the protein MMTPSSYRRFWAGVGERFPDLSGAASTRYYADNEQRLFTEHFGALDGLSILKTDLWDEARNTRILVWAHARGARAFGVDISRPTLMMAQDAFAAAGFADGLSSAVGDVRDLPFADGSFDAVYSMGTIEHFAETERAVAEMTRVLKPGGRAIIGVPNRLDPFLRPLLATVMQAVGIYGYGYEKSYTRRALRQMLERAGLEVVAETAILFIPGWLRMLDLACHSWFRPLASVTGALVSPFVFLDRHVPAVRRHGYLLATVVRKPAAPRASTSVTHT; encoded by the coding sequence ATGATGACGCCGTCCAGCTACCGCCGTTTCTGGGCGGGCGTGGGTGAACGATTTCCAGACCTGTCAGGCGCGGCCTCGACCCGGTACTACGCGGACAACGAACAGCGCCTGTTCACCGAGCACTTCGGCGCGCTCGACGGACTCTCGATCCTCAAGACCGACTTGTGGGACGAAGCCCGCAACACGCGCATCCTCGTGTGGGCGCATGCGCGTGGGGCGCGCGCATTCGGCGTGGACATTTCCAGGCCCACGCTGATGATGGCTCAGGACGCGTTCGCCGCGGCGGGGTTTGCGGATGGCCTGTCGAGCGCGGTCGGCGACGTCCGCGATCTCCCCTTCGCGGACGGCAGCTTCGACGCCGTCTACTCGATGGGCACGATCGAACACTTTGCCGAAACGGAGCGCGCGGTCGCGGAAATGACGCGGGTGCTCAAGCCCGGGGGGCGCGCCATCATCGGCGTGCCCAATCGTCTCGACCCGTTCCTGCGGCCGCTGCTGGCCACGGTGATGCAGGCCGTGGGGATCTACGGGTACGGCTACGAGAAGTCGTACACGCGGCGGGCGTTGCGGCAGATGCTCGAGCGGGCCGGACTGGAAGTGGTCGCCGAGACGGCCATTCTCTTCATCCCCGGCTGGTTGCGGATGCTCGACCTGGCCTGCCACTCCTGGTTCCGGCCGCTCGCCAGCGTGACCGGCGCGCTGGTGTCCCCATTCGTGTTCCTCGATCGTCACGTGCCCGCGGTGCGCAGGCACGGCTACCTGCTGGCCACGGTGGTGCGAAAGCCGGCGGCGCCCCGGGCCTCGACCTCGGTCACGCACACGTAA
- a CDS encoding carboxypeptidase-like regulatory domain-containing protein — protein sequence MAVLVIVAGCGKDTPTAPTPTPGAAIGLSGNLAFGNVTVGTTATAALTITNTGSAELTVTSIGYPAGFSGSWAGGSIAAAASQIVNVTFAPTAGSAYTGTITVNANQTSGTNTISVSGTGTVSPTFTLSGLVTESAPTTSTVLAGVTVTFVDGVNQGKSAATGADGRYQITGVSNGGYTVSATRAGYVSAALPVGIDGNTTLNIRLDPVGPRTSFGPGQYRVNTDIPAGLYYSDPGHGCRFQRLRGFGGTSSEVITTTQVNFDAGQWIVQLLTADAGFETESSCGAWFTTPRRGLQTVISAGSWVVGIQVTAGTYRAENSGLGCEWQRLGNFTGSFDAIIASGFASSAGPQLVTIAATDTGFSTTADCGSWLRTTAATAAVPVK from the coding sequence ATGGCCGTGCTGGTTATCGTCGCGGGGTGCGGCAAGGACACGCCCACCGCGCCAACGCCGACACCCGGAGCCGCGATCGGGCTGAGCGGGAATCTTGCCTTCGGCAATGTCACGGTCGGGACCACGGCGACGGCGGCCTTGACGATCACGAACACCGGCTCGGCTGAGCTCACCGTCACCAGCATCGGCTACCCGGCAGGGTTCAGCGGCAGCTGGGCCGGTGGCTCGATTGCCGCCGCGGCGTCGCAAATCGTCAACGTGACGTTTGCGCCAACGGCCGGCTCCGCCTACACGGGAACCATCACCGTGAATGCCAATCAGACGAGCGGGACCAATACCATTTCGGTATCAGGAACGGGGACGGTATCGCCCACGTTTACGCTTTCGGGTCTCGTCACCGAGTCGGCTCCGACGACCAGCACCGTATTGGCAGGCGTCACCGTGACTTTCGTTGACGGCGTCAACCAGGGCAAGTCGGCCGCCACGGGCGCCGATGGCCGTTACCAGATCACGGGCGTGTCGAACGGCGGCTACACCGTGAGCGCGACGCGGGCCGGGTATGTGAGCGCGGCGCTGCCGGTGGGCATCGACGGGAACACCACGCTGAACATCCGGCTCGATCCGGTCGGCCCGCGGACCAGTTTTGGCCCAGGGCAATACCGCGTCAACACCGACATCCCGGCCGGGCTCTATTACAGCGACCCCGGACACGGTTGTCGCTTCCAGCGTCTGCGCGGCTTTGGCGGCACGTCGAGCGAGGTGATCACCACCACGCAGGTCAACTTTGACGCCGGCCAGTGGATCGTGCAGTTGCTGACTGCCGACGCCGGCTTCGAAACCGAGTCCTCGTGCGGAGCCTGGTTCACGACGCCACGGCGCGGTCTTCAGACCGTCATCTCAGCCGGGTCGTGGGTCGTCGGGATTCAAGTCACGGCAGGCACCTATCGCGCCGAGAACAGCGGGCTGGGCTGCGAATGGCAGCGCCTCGGCAACTTCACCGGGAGCTTCGACGCCATCATTGCGAGTGGGTTCGCGAGCAGCGCCGGCCCGCAGTTGGTCACCATCGCGGCCACCGACACCGGGTTCAGCACCACGGCCGATTGCGGGTCGTGGCTGCGAACGACCGCCGCCACCGCGGCCGTGCCCGTGAAATGA
- a CDS encoding DUF952 domain-containing protein, which produces MSVAVIGTIYKIAPAGLWREAVEKGRFTGSPVDVKDGFIHFSTAAQVRDTAAKHFAGAADLVLVAVATTGLDLRWEPSRGGDLFPHLYDELPLSAVRWVTPLPLDADGHHRFPEPLPSTAPARG; this is translated from the coding sequence GTGTCCGTCGCGGTGATCGGCACCATCTACAAGATCGCGCCGGCGGGCCTGTGGCGCGAGGCGGTGGAGAAGGGCCGCTTCACCGGCTCGCCGGTGGATGTGAAGGACGGCTTCATCCATTTCTCGACGGCGGCGCAAGTCCGCGACACGGCCGCGAAGCATTTTGCCGGCGCCGCCGACCTGGTGCTGGTTGCGGTCGCAACGACCGGTCTCGACCTTCGGTGGGAGCCGTCGCGCGGCGGCGACCTGTTTCCTCACCTCTACGACGAACTGCCGTTGAGCGCGGTGCGGTGGGTGACGCCGCTGCCGCTCGACGCCGATGGGCACCATCGGTTTCCGGAGCCGCTCCCATCGACAGCGCCCGCTCGCGGGTGA